One window of the Rufibacter radiotolerans genome contains the following:
- the plsY gene encoding glycerol-3-phosphate 1-O-acyltransferase PlsY, translated as MDIVMIGGIVLLAYLIGSIPTAVWVGKSFYGIDVRQHGSGNAGATNTFRVLGKKPGTIVMLVDIFKGWLASSLAGLLVNWGAISPDHLIQFKLLLGVVAVLGHIFPVYVGFKGGKGVATLMGMVLAVDLPVALLCLGIFVVVLLLTKYVSLSSMLAAISFPLLLLLPMFRPEDPLLLVFGVLIALMVVLTHKKNIDRLLRGVESKANINPFKSK; from the coding sequence ATGGACATAGTTATGATTGGCGGGATAGTTCTGTTGGCCTATTTGATAGGGTCTATCCCCACGGCGGTTTGGGTGGGCAAATCTTTCTACGGCATTGACGTGCGCCAGCACGGGAGCGGCAACGCCGGGGCCACCAATACCTTTAGGGTGCTGGGCAAGAAGCCGGGTACCATTGTCATGCTGGTAGATATCTTCAAGGGCTGGTTGGCTAGCTCACTGGCGGGCCTTTTGGTCAACTGGGGCGCTATCTCCCCGGACCACCTTATTCAATTTAAATTACTACTGGGGGTGGTGGCCGTTTTGGGGCACATCTTTCCGGTATACGTGGGCTTTAAGGGCGGCAAGGGTGTGGCCACGCTCATGGGCATGGTGCTGGCGGTAGACCTGCCGGTAGCGCTGCTGTGCCTGGGCATCTTTGTGGTAGTGCTGCTGCTGACCAAGTATGTGTCTCTGAGCTCAATGCTGGCGGCCATCTCGTTTCCCTTGCTGCTGTTGCTGCCTATGTTCCGGCCAGAAGACCCGCTGCTGCTGGTGTTTGGCGTGTTGATTGCCCTCATGGTGGTGCTCACGCACAAGAAAAACATTGACCGGCTGCTACGCGGGGTAGAAAGCAAGGCCAACATCAATCCGTTCAAGAGCAAGTAA